TCTACGGCACGGACCCGGAGGAGCTGGTCGGCTGCGAGCTGGCCGGGCTCATCCACCCCGACGACCTGGGCCGGGTGCTGCACGAGGTGCGCCGGTTCCTGTCGGCGCCGCCCGGCGGGGCGCGCTCGATCCGCATCGAGTGCCGCTTCCGGGCCGGCCGGGGCCGCCGCGGCGCCCGCGCCGGCGAGGGCGGCTACGGTGAGGACGGCTGGCTGAACGTCGAGTCGACGGTCAACCGGCACCACAACGGCCTGATCTTCAACTCCCGGGACGTCACCGAGCGCGTCCGGCTCCAGGCGCAGTTGCAGCACAGCGCCTCCCACGACGCGCTCACCGACCTGCCGAACCGGGCGCTCTTCACCGAGCGCGTCGGCCACGCCCTCGGCGGCCGGCGGGCCGGGGACGCGAACGCGGCCGTGCTCTTCATCGACCTCGACGGCTTCAAGGCGGTCAACGACACCGTGGGCCACGCCGCCGGGGACGAGCTGCTCATCCAGGCCGGCCGCCGGCTGCAGGAGTCGATCCGCTCCGGGGACTCGGCGGCCCGGCTCGGCGGCGACGAGTTCGCGGTGCTGCTCGTCGGCGGCGCGGCGGGCGAGAACCGGTCCGACGGCGCCGGGCGCGAGCGGCGCACCCGCGAGGTCGCCGACCGGCTGCGGGTGCGGCTCTCCGAGCCGTACACCGCCGGCGGCGTCGAGGTGCGGGTCGCGGCCAGCATCGGCGTGGCCTTCGCCGAGCCCGGCAGCACGCCCGCGGAGCTGATGCGCAACGCCGACCTGGCGATGTACCGCGCCAAGCAGGCGGGCAAGGCGCGCGTCGAGCTGTACGCGCCGCAGATGCAGGCCGAGGTGGTACGCCGGATAGAGATGGCGAACCGGCTGCGCTCCGCGCTGGACGACGGGCAGTTCACGCTCGTCCACCAGCCGGTGGTGGAGCTGTCGAGCGGGCGGCTGGCGGCGCTGTCGGCGCAGCCGCGCTGGCGCTCGGCACAGGGCATCGTGCACACGCCGGCCGAGTTCATGCAGGGCCCGCCGGACACCGGCGGGCGCGGCAGCGGGCAGGACCGGGCCCGTACCGCGGAGCTGGCGCGCTGGCTGCTGGAGGCGACGGTCGAGCAGGCCGCCGCGCGGTACGAAGCGGGCATGGGCATCCCCGTGACCGTACGGATGTCCGCCGCCCGGCTCACCGACCGGAGCATGTCCCCGCAACTGGTGGAGGCGCTGCTGATGCGGCACGGGCTGCCGCCCGGCGCGCTGACCATCGAGGTCGCCGACAGCGACGCCCGGGCCGGCATGGACGAGCTGGAGCGGCGCCTGGTGGCGCTGCGCCGCCTCGGCGTGCGCATCGCGCTCGACGGCTTCGGCAGCGGTCACGCCGCCATCGCCGCGCTGCGCCGGCTGCCGGTGGACGTGCTCAAGCTGGACCGCGGCCTGGTCGACGGCCTGGCCGAATCACCCCGGCTGCGTGCCATCGCGGCCGGGATGATCGGCATCGCCGGCGAGCTGGGCCTGGACTCGACCGCCGAGGGAGTCGACCTGCCCGAGCAGGCCGAGGTACTGCGCGCGCTGGGATGCCGGCACGCGCAGGGCATGGCCTACTGCGAACCACTGGAGGAGGAGCGAGTACGGGACGCACTGGCCCTGGGAGCGTTCGCGCTGCCGGAAGAGGACGCATCGGCCATTGCGCTCACATAGTGAGACCCGGGTTCCACGAACTTGACACCCCCGGCGCGCCGGGGGCAAGGTCTGGTCCATGCGCACCCGAATTCTCGTACTTGGACAGCGCGTCGGCTGAAGCGGATCCCGACTCCCGGACCGCGCCGACGCGCTCCCCTCGCTTGCCATCCGGCACGAGGGGTTTTTTGTTGCTCGAACCCGCTGCTCCACCCCCAACCCTCGCACCGATCGAAGACGAGAAGAGAAACCGATGACCGAGCAGGCTCCCCCGCGGAGTGAGCCCCACCCGCAGCCGCCGCGGGCCCGCAGCGGGGGACAGTCCCGCGTTCCGGGGCACACACCGGCAGACAAGACCGTGACGGGCGCGCAGTCCCTCATCCTCGCCCTGGAGGCCGTGGGCGCGGACACGGTGTTCGGCATTCCGGGCGGGACCATCCTCCCCGCGTACGACCCGCTGATGGACTCCACGAAGGTCCGGCACGTCCTCGTCCGCCACGAGCAGGGCGCGGGCCACGCCGCCACCGGGTACGCGCAGGCCACCGGCAAGGTCGGCGTCTGCATGGCCACCTCGGGCCCGGGCGCGACCAACCTCGTCACCCCGATCGCCGACGCGCACATGGACTCCGTGCCGCTGGTCGCGATCACCGGCCAGGTGGTGGTCAAGTCGATCGGAACCGACGCCTTCCAGGAAGCGGACATCTGCGGCATCACCATGCCGATCACGAAGCACAACTTCCTCGTCACCGATCCGGCGGACATCCCGCGGGTGATCTCCGAGGCCTTCCACATCGCCTCCACCGGGCGGCCGGGGCCGGTGCTGGTCGACATCGCCAAGGACACGCTGCAGTCGCCCACCGTCTTCTCCTGGCCGCCGCGGCACGAGCTGCCCGGCTACCGCCCGGTCACCAAGCCGCACGCCAAGCAGATCCGCGAGGCCGCCCGGCTCGTCGGCGCCGCCCGGCGCCCGGTGCTGTACGTCGGCGGCGGGGTGCTCAAGGCCCGCGCCACCGCCGAGCTGAAGGTGCTCGCGGAGCTGACCGGCGCGCCCGTCGTCACCACCCTCATGGGCCTCGGCGCCTTCCCCGACACCCACCCGCAGCACCTGGGCATGCCGGGCATGCACGGCACGGTGGCCGCCGTCACCTCGCTGCAGAAGGCCGACCTGATCGTGGCGCTCGGCGCCCGGTTCGACGACCGGGTGACCGGCAAGCTGGACACCTTCGCGCCGTACGCCAAGATCGTGCACGCCGACATCGACCCCGCGGAGATCGGCAAGAACCGCGAGGCGGACGTGCCGATCGTCGGCGACGCCCGCGAGGTCATCGCCGACCTGATCGTGGCGGTGCAGAGCGAGCAGGAGCAGGGCGACCGGCAGGGCACGGGCACCGGCCGGTACGCGGAGTGGTGGCAGCAGCTCGACCGCTGGCGCGAGACGTACCCCCTCGGCTACGACCTGCCCTCCGACGGCACCCTCTCGCCCCAGCAGGTGATCCAGCGCATCGGCGAGCTGGCCCCGGAGGACACGGTCTACACCGCGGGTGTCGGCCAGCACCAGATGTGGGCCGCCCACTACATCGACTACGACAAGCCCCGCACCTGGCTCAACTCCGGCGGCGCCGGGACCATGGGCTACGCCGTCCCGGCCGCGATGGGCGCCAAGGCCGGCGCGCCGGACGCGACGGTCTGGGCCATCGACGGCGACGGCTGCTTCCAGATGACCAACCAGGAGCTGGTCACCTGCGCGCTGAACGGCATCCCGATCAAGGTCGCGATCATCAACAACGGCGCGCTGGGCATGGTCCGCCAGTGGCAGACCCTCTTCTACAACCGCCGCTACTCCAACACCGTGCTGCACTCCGGGCCGAACGGCAACGGCGGCGCGGCCGAGGGCGCCGGCGGCGCCGAGGAGCAGGCCCGCCAGGCCGCCGGCACCCGCTGCCCGGACTTCGTCAAGCTCGCCGAGGCCATGGGCTGCGTCGGCCTGCGCTGCGAGGACCCCGAGCAGCTCGACGCGGTCATCGAGAAGGCCAACGCCATCAACGACCGCCCCGTCGTCGTGGACTTCATCGTCCACCAGGACGCGATGGTCTGGCCGATGGTCGCGGCCGGCACCTCCAACGACGAGATCATGGCCGCGCGCGACGTCCGCCCGGACTTCGGCGACGGCGAAGACGACTGAGGCCGGGCAGCGAAGAGAGAGACGAAGACATGTCCAAGCACACGCTGTCGGTCCTGGTGGAGAACAAGCCGGGCATCCTGGCCAGGATCTCCGCGATGTTCTTCCGCCGCGGCTTCAACATCGACTCGCTCGCCGTCGGCACCACCGAGCACCCGGACATCTCCCGGATGACGATCGTGGTGAACGTCGAGGACCAG
The Streptomyces sp. CNQ-509 DNA segment above includes these coding regions:
- a CDS encoding bifunctional diguanylate cyclase/phosphodiesterase; this encodes MTASIGAVVPRPPLPAGFVPQLVLAVLCAGYATGAALGWGSSRIALIMGDFGLSAAAFAAAFSCLYYARIRQGRFRPAWLMFGVSSAMAGIGNGIWGWYEVVLRRPLPEVSVADFFFLLFAPPAVIGLLVLARRPVSRAGWICLGLDTWLIGGSLLTISWTLALAHAAGDDESVPRVALSLAYPLLDIVLVSMVLALHFRRTAAGRSAINTAIGALVLTVLCDALFTSPLLQEQYRSGQLLDAGWFAGSVLLAYAPWVGRAEEAEEAEESGQKERGRPIAGHIGALAPYLAAGVCTLGILYNLLDGHSVDRVVLMTACTVVLALVVRQAIMLLDNISLTQELAQKENHFRSLVQGSSDVIMIAAPSGVLRYVSPAAQGVYGTDPEELVGCELAGLIHPDDLGRVLHEVRRFLSAPPGGARSIRIECRFRAGRGRRGARAGEGGYGEDGWLNVESTVNRHHNGLIFNSRDVTERVRLQAQLQHSASHDALTDLPNRALFTERVGHALGGRRAGDANAAVLFIDLDGFKAVNDTVGHAAGDELLIQAGRRLQESIRSGDSAARLGGDEFAVLLVGGAAGENRSDGAGRERRTREVADRLRVRLSEPYTAGGVEVRVAASIGVAFAEPGSTPAELMRNADLAMYRAKQAGKARVELYAPQMQAEVVRRIEMANRLRSALDDGQFTLVHQPVVELSSGRLAALSAQPRWRSAQGIVHTPAEFMQGPPDTGGRGSGQDRARTAELARWLLEATVEQAAARYEAGMGIPVTVRMSAARLTDRSMSPQLVEALLMRHGLPPGALTIEVADSDARAGMDELERRLVALRRLGVRIALDGFGSGHAAIAALRRLPVDVLKLDRGLVDGLAESPRLRAIAAGMIGIAGELGLDSTAEGVDLPEQAEVLRALGCRHAQGMAYCEPLEEERVRDALALGAFALPEEDASAIALT
- a CDS encoding acetolactate synthase large subunit; the protein is MTEQAPPRSEPHPQPPRARSGGQSRVPGHTPADKTVTGAQSLILALEAVGADTVFGIPGGTILPAYDPLMDSTKVRHVLVRHEQGAGHAATGYAQATGKVGVCMATSGPGATNLVTPIADAHMDSVPLVAITGQVVVKSIGTDAFQEADICGITMPITKHNFLVTDPADIPRVISEAFHIASTGRPGPVLVDIAKDTLQSPTVFSWPPRHELPGYRPVTKPHAKQIREAARLVGAARRPVLYVGGGVLKARATAELKVLAELTGAPVVTTLMGLGAFPDTHPQHLGMPGMHGTVAAVTSLQKADLIVALGARFDDRVTGKLDTFAPYAKIVHADIDPAEIGKNREADVPIVGDAREVIADLIVAVQSEQEQGDRQGTGTGRYAEWWQQLDRWRETYPLGYDLPSDGTLSPQQVIQRIGELAPEDTVYTAGVGQHQMWAAHYIDYDKPRTWLNSGGAGTMGYAVPAAMGAKAGAPDATVWAIDGDGCFQMTNQELVTCALNGIPIKVAIINNGALGMVRQWQTLFYNRRYSNTVLHSGPNGNGGAAEGAGGAEEQARQAAGTRCPDFVKLAEAMGCVGLRCEDPEQLDAVIEKANAINDRPVVVDFIVHQDAMVWPMVAAGTSNDEIMAARDVRPDFGDGEDD